The Xenopus laevis strain J_2021 chromosome 5L, Xenopus_laevis_v10.1, whole genome shotgun sequence genome has a segment encoding these proteins:
- the LOC108717279 gene encoding golgin subfamily A member 6-like protein 7, which produces MVARLHQLNWRRAEPAVSHTMPPKKKSSKKAAKASGKEGPVEAEEAVGEATQERTVSEREARMQAEHTLLASEQEGLRKRMEQLRKENELLQEEAERVRIESQEYLSYMSKRSQRQQDTIISLSDQYQRELEDIGRQRKEVESQFQAEEKKLRETLLHREVEMAKVMKELEELKPMKELQRQQLVQIKELEDEVMTNRGRHAEAMLRVKSAFLREKAQCQKDSEQRLDQLSQEAHKEAKKAIVEMSTRVKEENQQLRQELLLLIRSSRVLQGQKQKLEEQNKQLVREQQCRRELVIAHRKLNNISLPPTQ; this is translated from the exons atggttgctaggttacacCAGTTAAACTGGAGGAGAGCAGAACCAGCAGTCTCCCATACG ATGCCGCCTAAGAAGAAATCCTCCAAGAAAGCAGCAAAGGCTTCTGGGAAGGAAGGCCCAGTGGAGGCAGAAGAGGCTGTTGGGGAGGCTACTCAGGAGAGGACTGTGAGTGAGCGGGAGGCTAGGATGCAGGCAGAACATACTCTGTTGGCCTCAGAGCAGGAAGGGCTGAGGAAGAGGATGGAGCAGCTGAGGAAGGAGAATGAGTTGTTGCAGGAGGAGGCAGAGAGGGTGCGTATAGAGAGTCAGGAGTACCTCTCCTACATGAGCAAGAGGAGCCAGCGCCAGCAGGACACCATCATCAGCCTGAGTGACCAATACCAGAGGGAACTGGAGGACATCGGCAGGCAGAGAAAAGAAGTGGAGAGTCAATTTCAAGCAGAAGAGAAAAAGCTGAGGGAGACATTGCTCCACAGGGAGGTAGAAATGGCCAAAGTGATGAAGGAGCTGGAGGAGCTGAAGCCCATGAAAGAACTGCAGAGGCAGCAGCTGGTTCAGATCAAGGAGCTTGAGGACGAGGTGATGACAAACCGTGGGAGACATGCTGAGGCCATGCTCAGGGTGAAGAGCGCATTCCTGCGGGAGAAGGCCCAGTGCCAAAAGGACTCAGAACAGCGGTTAGACCAGTTGTCCCAAGAGGCCCACAAAGAGGCAAAGAAGGCAATTGTGGAGATGAGCACCAGAGTGAAAGAGGAGAACCAGCAGCTCAGACAGGAGCTTCTTCTTCTCATCCGTAGTTCCCGGGTGCTGCAAGGCCAGAAACAGAAGCTGGAGGAACAGAACAAGCAACTGGTACGagagcagcagtgcaggagaGAACTGGTTATTGCCCACCGCAAGCTCAACAACATCTCCCTTCCTCCTACTCAGTGA